One Hemiscyllium ocellatum isolate sHemOce1 unplaced genomic scaffold, sHemOce1.pat.X.cur. scaffold_3216_pat_ctg1, whole genome shotgun sequence DNA segment encodes these proteins:
- the LOC132813076 gene encoding putative uncharacterized protein DDB_G0271982, producing DRERERERERERERERERERHREREREGEREREREREHEREREG from the exons gacagagagagagagagagagagagagagagagagagagagagagagagagagagaaagacacagagagagggagagagagggggagaga gagagagagagagagagagaacacgagcgagagagagaggga